A DNA window from Streptomyces parvus contains the following coding sequences:
- a CDS encoding NCS2 family permease codes for MTQQSVEPKTSPEVAGPGSRVPAGRSWLDRYFHISERGSTVARELRGGVTTFMAMAYILLLNPLILGGEDVNGNLLSQPGLITATAFAAAATTLLMGFVGKVPLALAAGLSVSGVLASQVAPNMTWPQAMGMCVIYGVVICLLVVTGLREMIMNAIPLALKHGITMGIGLFIALIGLYKAGFVHKGEATPVTLGPAGELAGWPVLIFCVTLLLIFMLQARNIPGAILIGIVVGTLVAIVVNAIVDIDPGKWSSGPPELEGSAVSTPDFSLFGNVEFGGWGDVGVMTVGMIVFTLVLAGFFDAMATIIGVGTEAKLADDKGRMPGLSKALFIDGAGGVIGGVASGSGQTVFVESATGVGEGARTGLASAVTGLFFAACLFFTPLTAIVPTEVASAALVVIGAMMMQNARHVDWSDRSVAIPVFLTVVLMPFTYTITTGVAAGVIAYSAIKLAQGRAREVGAFMWGLTVIFIVFFALNPIESWLGVH; via the coding sequence ATGACCCAGCAGTCAGTGGAACCGAAAACCAGTCCGGAAGTGGCGGGCCCCGGCTCGCGCGTCCCCGCCGGAAGATCATGGCTCGACCGGTACTTCCACATATCCGAACGAGGGTCCACAGTCGCGCGCGAGCTGCGCGGAGGCGTCACGACCTTCATGGCCATGGCGTACATCCTCCTGCTCAACCCGCTGATCCTGGGCGGGGAGGACGTCAACGGCAACCTCCTCAGCCAGCCCGGCCTGATCACCGCCACCGCCTTCGCGGCGGCCGCGACGACCCTGCTCATGGGCTTCGTCGGAAAGGTGCCCCTGGCGCTCGCCGCCGGGCTCAGCGTCTCCGGTGTGCTCGCCTCGCAGGTCGCGCCCAACATGACCTGGCCGCAGGCCATGGGCATGTGCGTGATCTACGGTGTGGTGATCTGCCTCCTGGTGGTCACCGGCCTCCGCGAGATGATCATGAACGCGATCCCGCTCGCGCTCAAGCACGGCATCACCATGGGCATCGGGCTCTTCATCGCCCTCATCGGCCTCTACAAGGCCGGATTCGTGCACAAGGGCGAGGCGACCCCCGTCACCCTCGGCCCGGCCGGTGAACTCGCCGGCTGGCCCGTCCTGATCTTCTGCGTGACGCTCCTGCTCATCTTCATGCTCCAGGCGCGCAACATCCCCGGCGCGATCCTGATCGGCATCGTCGTCGGCACGCTGGTCGCGATCGTCGTCAACGCGATCGTCGACATCGACCCCGGGAAGTGGAGCAGCGGCCCGCCGGAGCTGGAGGGCAGCGCGGTCTCCACCCCCGACTTCTCGCTCTTCGGGAACGTCGAGTTCGGCGGCTGGGGCGACGTCGGCGTGATGACCGTCGGCATGATCGTCTTCACCCTGGTGCTGGCCGGCTTCTTCGACGCGATGGCCACCATCATCGGCGTCGGCACCGAGGCCAAGCTCGCCGACGACAAGGGCCGCATGCCGGGCCTGTCCAAGGCGCTGTTCATCGACGGCGCCGGCGGTGTCATCGGCGGTGTCGCCTCGGGCTCCGGCCAGACGGTCTTCGTCGAGTCGGCCACCGGCGTCGGCGAAGGGGCCCGCACCGGGCTCGCCTCCGCCGTCACCGGCCTCTTCTTCGCCGCCTGCCTCTTCTTCACCCCGCTCACCGCGATCGTGCCGACCGAGGTGGCCTCCGCCGCCCTCGTCGTCATCGGCGCGATGATGATGCAGAACGCCCGGCACGTGGACTGGAGCGACCGCTCGGTCGCCATCCCGGTCTTCCTGACCGTGGTCCTGATGCCCTTCACGTACACCATCACCACCGGTGTCGCCGCGGGTGTCATCGCCTACTCCGCCATCAAGCTCGCCCAGGGCCGGGCCCGCGAGGTCGGGGCCTTCATGTGGGGGCTGACGGTGATCTTCATCGTCTTCTTCGCCCTCAACCCGATCGAGAGCTGGCTGGGCGTCCACTGA
- a CDS encoding (2Fe-2S)-binding protein — translation MRVNFTVNGRQQEADDVWEGESLLYVLRERMGLPGSKNACEQGECGSCTVRLDGVPVCACLVAAGQVEGREVVTVEGLADYAKHREDAHPGGGCASGACGTTLDSAKRRQARPTDGQTGEAVELAPIQQAFIDAGAVQCGFCTPGLLVAADELLENTPSPSDQDIREALSGNLCRCTGYEKILDAVRLAAARQGEAAQS, via the coding sequence ATGCGAGTCAATTTCACGGTCAACGGCCGTCAGCAGGAAGCCGACGACGTCTGGGAGGGCGAGTCCCTCCTCTACGTCCTGCGTGAGCGCATGGGCCTTCCCGGCTCCAAGAACGCCTGCGAGCAGGGCGAGTGCGGTTCCTGCACCGTTCGCCTCGACGGCGTCCCGGTCTGCGCGTGCCTGGTGGCCGCCGGACAGGTCGAGGGCCGCGAGGTCGTCACCGTCGAGGGTCTCGCCGACTACGCCAAGCACCGCGAGGACGCCCACCCGGGCGGCGGCTGCGCCTCCGGCGCCTGCGGCACCACCCTGGACTCCGCCAAGCGCCGGCAGGCCCGGCCCACCGACGGCCAGACCGGCGAGGCCGTCGAACTGGCCCCGATCCAGCAGGCGTTCATCGACGCCGGAGCCGTCCAGTGCGGCTTCTGCACCCCCGGCCTGCTGGTCGCCGCCGACGAACTGCTGGAGAACACCCCCTCCCCGTCCGACCAGGACATCCGCGAGGCGCTCTCCGGCAACCTCTGCCGCTGCACCGGTTACGAGAAGATCCTCGACGCGGTCCGCCTCGCGGCCGCCCGCCAGGGAGAGGCGGCCCAGTCATGA
- a CDS encoding xanthine dehydrogenase family protein molybdopterin-binding subunit: MTTRPQATTRPAATMPKAQNAPSGTPTKITQGSPTKGGIGESTLRPDGTLKVTGEFAYSSDMWHEDMLWGQTLRSTVAHAEIVSIDTSEALATSGVYAVMTYDDLPAAMKNYGLEIQDTPVLAHGKVRHHGEPVAIVAADHPETARRAAAKIKIEYRELPLITDEASATAPDAVLVHEGRDDHHIGHVPHPNIVHRQPIIRGDADEAAKRADVIVTGEYTFGMQDQAFLGPESGLAVPSEDGGVELYVATQWLHSDLGQIAPVLGLPEDKVRMTLSGVGGAFGGREDISMQIHACLLALRTGKPVKIVYNRFESFFGHVHRHPAKLHYEHGATKDGKLTHMKCRIVLDGGAYASASPAVVGNASSLSVGPYRIEDVDIEAIALYTNNPPCGAMRGFGAVQACFAYEAQMDKLAAKLDMDPVEFRQLNAMEQGTLLPTGQPCDSPAPVAELLRRVKARPLPPEQEWLTAGSDGTSVDVRALPGGLSNTTHGEGVVRGVGYAVGLKNVGFSEGFDDYSTARVRMEVINGEPVATVHTAMAEVGQGGVTVHAQIARTELGVNQVTIHPADTRVGSAGSTSASRQTYVTGGAVKNSCEAVREKVLELGRTKFGTYHPAWATAELLLEGGKVVTDGGEVLADLADVLEDEAIDIELEWRHRPTEAFDLRTGQGNGHVQYSFAAHRAVVEVDTELGLVKVIELACAQDVGKALNPLSVLGQIQGGTLQGMGVAVMEEIIVDPQTAKVRNPSFTDYLLPTILDTPTIPVDVLELADEHAPYGLRGIGEAPTLSSTPAVLAAIRNATGLELNRTPVRPEHLTST; this comes from the coding sequence ATGACGACGCGCCCCCAAGCCACCACGCGCCCCGCGGCCACGATGCCGAAGGCCCAGAACGCACCGTCCGGCACCCCGACCAAGATCACCCAGGGTTCGCCCACCAAGGGCGGTATCGGCGAGTCCACGCTCCGCCCCGACGGCACCCTCAAGGTCACCGGCGAGTTCGCGTACTCCTCCGACATGTGGCACGAGGACATGCTGTGGGGCCAGACGCTGCGCTCCACCGTCGCCCACGCGGAGATCGTCTCCATCGACACCTCCGAGGCGCTGGCCACCTCCGGCGTCTACGCGGTGATGACCTACGACGACCTGCCCGCCGCGATGAAGAACTACGGGCTGGAGATCCAGGACACCCCGGTTCTCGCCCACGGCAAGGTCCGCCACCACGGTGAGCCGGTCGCCATCGTGGCCGCCGACCACCCGGAGACGGCCCGCCGCGCCGCCGCCAAGATCAAGATCGAGTACCGCGAGCTGCCGCTCATCACCGACGAGGCGTCCGCGACCGCCCCCGACGCCGTGCTCGTCCACGAGGGCCGGGACGACCACCACATCGGCCACGTCCCGCACCCCAACATCGTGCACCGCCAGCCGATCATCCGCGGCGACGCCGACGAGGCCGCCAAGCGCGCCGACGTCATCGTCACGGGCGAGTACACCTTCGGCATGCAGGACCAGGCCTTCCTCGGCCCCGAGTCCGGGCTCGCAGTGCCCTCCGAGGACGGCGGTGTCGAGCTGTACGTCGCCACCCAGTGGCTGCACTCGGACCTCGGCCAGATCGCCCCCGTCCTCGGCCTGCCCGAGGACAAGGTCCGCATGACGCTCTCCGGCGTCGGCGGGGCCTTCGGCGGCCGCGAGGACATCTCCATGCAGATCCACGCCTGCCTGCTGGCGCTCCGCACCGGCAAGCCGGTCAAGATCGTCTACAACCGGTTCGAGTCCTTCTTCGGACACGTCCACCGGCACCCGGCGAAGCTCCACTACGAGCACGGCGCCACCAAGGACGGCAAGCTCACGCACATGAAGTGCCGCATCGTCCTGGACGGCGGGGCCTACGCCTCCGCCTCCCCGGCGGTCGTCGGCAACGCCTCCTCGCTCTCGGTCGGCCCGTACAGGATCGAGGACGTCGACATCGAGGCGATCGCCCTCTACACCAACAACCCGCCCTGCGGCGCGATGCGCGGCTTCGGCGCGGTCCAGGCGTGCTTCGCCTACGAGGCGCAGATGGACAAGCTGGCCGCGAAGCTGGACATGGACCCGGTGGAGTTCCGGCAGCTCAACGCCATGGAGCAGGGCACCCTGCTGCCCACCGGACAGCCCTGCGACTCGCCGGCCCCGGTCGCCGAGCTGCTGCGCCGGGTCAAGGCCCGCCCGCTGCCGCCCGAGCAGGAATGGCTGACGGCGGGCAGCGACGGCACCTCCGTCGACGTGCGCGCCCTGCCCGGCGGCCTCTCCAACACCACCCACGGCGAAGGCGTCGTACGCGGCGTCGGCTACGCGGTCGGCCTGAAGAACGTCGGCTTCTCCGAAGGCTTCGACGACTACTCCACCGCCCGCGTGCGGATGGAGGTCATCAACGGCGAACCGGTCGCCACCGTGCACACCGCGATGGCCGAGGTCGGCCAGGGCGGCGTCACCGTCCACGCCCAGATCGCCCGTACCGAACTCGGCGTCAACCAGGTCACCATCCACCCCGCCGACACCCGCGTCGGCTCCGCCGGATCCACCTCCGCCTCCCGCCAGACGTACGTCACCGGCGGCGCGGTCAAGAACTCCTGCGAAGCCGTCCGGGAGAAGGTCCTGGAGCTGGGCCGCACCAAGTTCGGCACCTACCACCCGGCGTGGGCCACCGCCGAACTCCTTCTGGAGGGCGGCAAGGTCGTCACGGACGGCGGCGAGGTCCTCGCGGACCTGGCCGACGTGCTGGAGGACGAGGCCATCGACATCGAGCTGGAGTGGCGCCACCGGCCCACCGAGGCGTTCGACCTCCGTACCGGACAGGGCAACGGCCACGTCCAGTACTCCTTCGCGGCGCACCGCGCCGTCGTCGAGGTCGACACCGAGCTCGGCCTGGTCAAGGTCATCGAACTGGCCTGCGCCCAGGACGTCGGGAAGGCGCTCAACCCGCTCTCCGTCCTCGGCCAGATCCAGGGCGGCACCCTCCAGGGCATGGGCGTCGCGGTGATGGAGGAGATCATCGTCGACCCGCAGACCGCGAAGGTGCGCAACCCCTCCTTCACGGACTACCTGCTTCCCACGATTCTCGACACGCCGACGATCCCGGTCGACGTGCTCGAACTCGCGGACGAGCACGCCCCCTACGGGCTGCGCGGTATCGGCGAGGCCCCCACCCTGTCGTCCACCCCGGCCGTCCTCGCGGCGATCCGGAACGCGACGGGCCTTGAGCTCAACAGGACGCCGGTGCGGCCCGAACACCTCACCAGCACCTGA
- a CDS encoding XdhC/CoxI family protein: protein MLDIAEELHRWVSQGREFAVATVVAVGGSAPRQPGAALAVDRDGTAVGSVSGGCVEGAVYELCRQAMEDGRPVRERFGYSDEDAFAVGLTCGGVIDILVTPVRADDPARPVFAAALEAAAEGTAAALARVTDGPQELLGLPLLVHPDGSHEGGLGGHPALDRTAAAETRALLDAGRTGPLAIGAEGSRCGRPIELLVESSVPPPRMIVFGAIDFASALVRAGKFLGYRVTVCDARPVFATAARFPEADEIVVEWPHRYLAGTETDARTVLCVLTHDAKFDVPLLEAALRLPVAYVGAMGSRRTHLERNDRLREVGLTDRELARLHSPIGLDLGARTPEETALSIAAEIVAVRRGGSGVPLTGAHTSIHHDSSGQPLASVA, encoded by the coding sequence ATGCTGGACATCGCCGAAGAGCTGCACCGGTGGGTCTCGCAGGGACGCGAGTTCGCCGTCGCCACCGTGGTGGCGGTCGGCGGCAGCGCGCCCCGGCAGCCCGGCGCGGCCCTCGCCGTCGACCGGGACGGCACGGCCGTCGGCTCGGTCTCCGGCGGCTGCGTGGAGGGGGCCGTCTACGAACTGTGCCGACAGGCCATGGAGGACGGACGCCCTGTCCGTGAGCGCTTCGGCTACAGCGACGAGGACGCCTTCGCGGTCGGCCTGACCTGCGGCGGCGTCATCGACATCCTGGTGACACCGGTACGGGCGGACGACCCCGCCCGCCCGGTGTTCGCCGCCGCGCTGGAGGCCGCCGCCGAGGGGACGGCGGCCGCACTGGCCCGGGTCACCGACGGGCCCCAGGAACTGCTCGGCCTGCCGCTCCTGGTCCACCCCGACGGGAGTCACGAGGGCGGGCTCGGCGGCCACCCGGCGCTCGACCGGACCGCCGCCGCCGAGACCCGGGCCCTGCTGGACGCGGGCCGCACCGGGCCGCTCGCCATCGGCGCGGAGGGCTCCCGCTGCGGCCGGCCCATCGAGCTGCTGGTCGAGTCCAGCGTGCCGCCGCCCCGCATGATCGTGTTCGGCGCCATCGACTTCGCGTCCGCCCTCGTGCGGGCCGGGAAGTTCCTCGGCTACCGGGTCACCGTCTGCGACGCCCGCCCGGTCTTCGCCACCGCGGCCCGCTTCCCCGAGGCCGACGAGATCGTCGTCGAGTGGCCCCACCGCTACCTCGCCGGGACCGAGACCGACGCCCGTACTGTGCTCTGCGTCCTCACCCACGACGCCAAGTTCGACGTACCGCTGCTGGAGGCGGCCCTCCGGCTCCCGGTCGCCTACGTCGGCGCGATGGGATCGCGCCGCACCCACCTGGAGCGCAACGACCGGCTGCGCGAGGTCGGCCTCACCGACCGGGAACTGGCCCGGCTGCACTCACCGATCGGCCTCGACCTCGGCGCCCGTACGCCGGAGGAGACGGCCCTGTCCATCGCGGCCGAGATCGTCGCGGTCCGGCGCGGCGGCAGCGGCGTACCGCTCACCGGGGCCCACACCTCCATCCACCACGACAGCAGCGGACAGCCGCTCGCCTCGGTTGCCTGA
- a CDS encoding xanthine dehydrogenase family protein subunit M — MDFLRPASWEEALAAKAEHPTAVPIAGGTDVMVEINFDHRRPEYLLDLNRIGELSEWEVGQEKVRLGASVPYSSIMDHLRAELPGLALASHTVASPQIRNRGGVGGNLGTASPAGDAHPALLAADCEVEAESVRGTRLIPIDAFYTGVKRNALEPDELIRAVHIKKADGPQQYSKVGTRNAMVIAVCAFGIALHPETRTVRTGIGSAAPTPVRARAAEDFLNAALEEGGFWENGKTITPAIAKQFAALASGACNPIDDVRGTAKYRRHAVGIMARRTLGWTWEQYRGAGRTLEGAA; from the coding sequence ATGGACTTCCTTCGCCCCGCCAGCTGGGAGGAGGCGCTCGCCGCCAAGGCCGAGCACCCCACGGCTGTGCCCATCGCGGGCGGCACCGATGTGATGGTCGAGATCAACTTCGACCACCGGCGGCCCGAGTACCTCCTGGACCTGAACCGCATCGGTGAGCTGTCCGAGTGGGAGGTGGGCCAGGAGAAGGTGCGGCTCGGCGCCTCCGTGCCGTACAGCAGCATCATGGACCACCTGCGCGCCGAGCTGCCCGGCCTGGCGCTGGCCTCGCACACGGTCGCCTCCCCGCAGATCCGCAACCGCGGCGGCGTCGGCGGCAACCTCGGCACCGCCTCGCCGGCCGGTGACGCGCACCCCGCCCTCCTCGCCGCCGACTGCGAGGTCGAGGCCGAATCCGTACGCGGCACGCGGCTGATTCCTATCGACGCTTTCTACACAGGGGTCAAGCGCAACGCCCTGGAGCCGGACGAGCTGATCCGCGCCGTGCACATCAAGAAGGCCGACGGACCGCAGCAGTACTCCAAGGTCGGCACCCGCAACGCCATGGTCATCGCCGTCTGCGCGTTCGGTATCGCCCTGCACCCCGAGACCCGCACCGTGCGCACCGGCATCGGCTCCGCCGCCCCGACGCCCGTCCGGGCCAGGGCGGCGGAGGACTTCCTGAACGCGGCGCTGGAAGAGGGCGGGTTCTGGGAGAACGGAAAGACCATCACCCCCGCGATCGCCAAGCAGTTCGCCGCTCTCGCGTCCGGCGCCTGCAACCCGATCGACGACGTGCGCGGCACGGCGAAGTACCGCAGGCACGCGGTCGGCATCATGGCCCGCCGCACGCTCGGCTGGACCTGGGAGCAGTACCGCGGCGCGGGCCGCACGCTGGAAGGAGCTGCGTAA